A window of the Hordeum vulgare subsp. vulgare chromosome 5H, MorexV3_pseudomolecules_assembly, whole genome shotgun sequence genome harbors these coding sequences:
- the LOC123395630 gene encoding potassium transporter 23: MDDGGIQEEEEQPSASARLLRPKRSGGSSRWVDASEVDSSESAHLSLEDERSPPWTLSAADEAEVLTATGGPELSRRSSSGFRRRLGKRPKRVDSLDVEAMTVRGAHGHSIQDVSLMSTVAMAFQTLGVVYGDMGTSPLYVFSDVFSKVPIKSEVEILGALSLVMYTIALIPFAKYVFIVLKANDNGEGGTFALYSLICRYAKVSLLPNQQRVDEDISSFRLKLPTPELERALFVKDCLEKKPLFKNILLFLVLMGTSMVIGDGILTPSMSVMSAVSGLQGQVAGFDTDAVVIVSILVLLLLFSVQRFGTGKVGIMFAPVLALWFLNLGSIGIYNIIKYDTSVVRALNPMYIYYFFKMNGIKAWSALGGCVLCITGAEAMFADLGHFTVKSIQLAFTAVVFPCLLIAYMGQAAYLMKHPLDVERIFYDSVPEVLFWPVFVIATLAAMIASQAMISATFSCIKQAMALGCFPRIKIIHTSKKVMGQIYIPVMNWFLMVMCIIIVATFRSTNDIANAYGIAEVGVMMVSTALVTLVMLLIWQTNLVLVLCFPIFFGAMEFIYLTAVMSKLLEGGWLPLAFSSLFLCIMYTWNYGSVLKYQSEMRGKISLDFILDLGSTLGTVRVPGIGLVYNELVQGIPSIFGHLLITLPAMHSTIVFVCIKFVPVPYVPLEERFLFRRVGQKDYHMFRCVARYGYKDVRKEDHGSFEHLLVESLEKFLRREAQELALEVSAMEAERDDVSDVSEIVQSPAAPAEDLHTPLLSDQRPGDDNEMLGMEGSVPLLPSSSMSAEEDPSLEYELAALREAMASGFTYLLAHGDVRARKQSFFTKKFIINYFYAFLRRNCRAGTATLKMPHSNIMRVGMTYMV, encoded by the exons ATGGACGACGGCGGgatccaggaggaggaggagcagccatCGGCATCGGCGCGGCTGCTCAGGCCGAAGCGGTCGGGGGGAAGCTCGCGGTGGGTGGACGCCAGCGAGGTCGACTCGTCCGAGTCCGCGCACTTGTCGCTCGAGGACGAGCGGTCGCCCCCCTGGACCCTCTCGGCCGCCGACGAGGCCGAGGTCCTGACCGCCACGGGTGGGCCCGAGCTGTCGCGGAGGAGCTCCTCCGGGTTCCGCCGGAGGCTGGGGAAGCGGCCCAAGAGGGTCGactccctcgacgtcgaggccatGACCGTGCGCGGCGCGCACGGCCACAGTATCCAG GATGTATCGTTGATGAGCACCGTCGCGATGGCATTCCAAACCCTCGGAGTTGTTTATGGTGACATGGGCACGAGCCCTCTGTATGTCTTCAGCGACGTGTTCAGCAAGGTCCCGATCAAGTCAGAGGTGGAGATCCTTGGAGCGCTTTCGCTGGTCATGTACACCATAGCGTTGATCCCTTTTGCGAAATACGTATTTATAGTCCTGAAAGCTAATGACAATGGCGAAG GGGGCACGTTTGCATTATATTCGTTGATTTGCAGGTATGCAAAAGTTAGCCTGTTACCGAATCAGCAGCGTGTGGATGAAGATATTTCTAGTTTTAGGCTTAAGTTACCTACTCCTGAGCTTGAACGTGCTCTGTTTGTCAAAGACTGCCTAGAAAAGAAGCCACTCTTCAAAAACATTCTCTTGTTCTTGGTTCTGATGGGGACTTCCATGGTGATTGGAGATGGCATCCTCACTCCGTCAATGTCAG TTATGTCTGCTGTCAGTGGTCTCCAGGGTCAAGTTGCTGGATTTGATACAG ATGCTGTTGTAATTGTTTCAATCCTAGTTCTTCTGCTATTGTTCAGTGTCCAGAGGTTTGGAACTGGCAAAGTTGGAATCATGTTCGCTCCTGTTTTGGCTTTGTGGTTTCTTAATTTGGGCTCCATTGGAATATACAACATAATTAAGTATGACACGTCAGTTGTGAGAGCACTCAATCCAATGTACATCTATTATTTTTTCAAGATGAACGGCATAAAGGCATGGTCAGCTCTCGGTGGTTGTGTCTTGTGCATCACAG GAGCTGAAGCAATGTTTGCTGATCTGGGCCATTTCACTGTCAAATCAATACAG CTAGCATTTACTGCTGTGGTATTCCCTTGCCTGCTTATTGCGTACATGGGCCAAGCTGCATATTTGATGAAGCATCCACTTGATGTAGAAAGGATATTTTATGATTCTGTACCAG AAGTTCTGTTCTGGCCAGTATTTGTTATTGCTACACTCGCTGCTATGATCGCCAGCCAAGCTATGATATCTGCAACCTTCTCTTGCATAAAGCAGGCTATGGCTCTTGGTTGCTTTCCTAGGATCAAAATAATCCATACCTCCAAGAAAGTCATGGGTCAGATTTACATACCtgtgatgaattggtttctcatgGTCATGTGCATCATCATCGTGGCCACTTTCAGGAGTACGAACGATATAGCGAATGCATATG GCATTGCTGAAGTTGGAGTCATGATGGTTAGCACTGCACTGGTAACCTTGGTGATGCTTCTTATATGGCAAACCAATTTGGTTCTTGTTCTGTGCTTCCCTATTTTTTTTGGTGCGATGGAGTTCATCTATTTAACTGCCGTCATGTCAAAGCTGCTAGAAGGAGGATGGTTACCACTTGCTTTCTCATCATTGTTTCTCTGCATAATGTATACATGGAACTACGGAAGCGTGTTGAAATACCAGAGTGAGATGCGTGGGAAGATATCCCTGGACTTTATTCTCGACCTGGGATCAACACTTGGCACAGTAAGAGTTCCAGGCATTGGACTTGTGTACAATGAGCTGGTCCAGGGAATCCCATCGATCTTTGGTCATCTGTTGATCACACTGCCAGCAATGCACTCCACTATCGTTTTTGTTTGCATCAAATTCGTTCCCGTCCCATATGTGCCGCTTGAAGAAAGGTTCTTGTTCAGAAGGGTTGGCCAGAAGGACTACCACATGTTCCGTTGTGTTGCACGGTATGGTTACAAGGATGTCAGGAAAGAGGACCACGGCTCATTTGAGCATCTCTTGGTTGAAAGCCTAGAGAAATTTCTGAGGAGGGAAGCCCAGGAACTCGCGCTTGAGGTGAGCGCAATGGAGGCAGagcgtgatgatgtgtctgacgtGTCCGAGATCGTTCAATCGCCTGCTGCTCCTGCTGAGGATCTGCACACTCCACTGCTTTCTGATCAGAGACCGGGTGATGACAATGAAATGCTGGGCATGGAAGGCAGCGTTCCTTTGCTACCCTCTAGCTCCATGTCTGCAGAAGAAGACCCCAGCTTAGAGTACGAGCTCGCGGCACTGAGGGAAGCCATGGCATCTGGGTTCACATATCTCTTggcacatggcgatgtgagggcgAGGAAGCAATCATTCTTCACAAAGAAGTTCATCATCAACTATTTCTACGCTTTCCTGAGGAGGAACTGCAGGGCTGGCACCGCAACCTTGAAGATGCCTCACTCGAACATCATGCGTGTAGGGATGACGTACATGGTCTGA